Proteins encoded by one window of Halorussus salinus:
- the thiL gene encoding thiamine-phosphate kinase — protein MDERAALSLLGDRLPHAGDDAAVVDGQVLTTDMLHETTDFPTGTTRYTAGWRSVGASLSDVAAMGAEATAAVAVYAAPEFEETALESFVAGASDVCEAVGAEYVGGDLDESREFTAATTALGRTEDPIARSGASPGEVVCVTGTLGRTGAALRLFERGATETDATERANDLFRFQPRVAAGRKLAPHATAMMDSSDGLARSLHQLAEASDCGFSVSSDALPVDSAVREVADGEAEIRELAVFFGEDFELVFTAPEEDLSAIRTESPTPISVIGEVTESQSGVRMDAEELPDRGYTHGKR, from the coding sequence ATGGACGAGCGGGCCGCACTGTCGCTTCTGGGCGACAGACTCCCTCACGCGGGCGACGACGCGGCGGTCGTGGACGGACAGGTCCTGACCACCGACATGCTCCACGAGACGACCGACTTCCCGACCGGGACCACTCGGTACACCGCTGGCTGGCGGTCGGTCGGCGCGTCGCTGTCGGACGTGGCCGCGATGGGTGCGGAGGCCACCGCCGCGGTCGCGGTCTACGCCGCGCCCGAGTTCGAGGAGACCGCCCTCGAATCGTTCGTCGCGGGCGCGAGCGACGTGTGCGAGGCGGTCGGCGCGGAGTACGTCGGCGGCGACTTGGACGAGAGCCGGGAGTTCACCGCCGCGACCACCGCGCTCGGCCGGACCGAAGACCCGATTGCTCGCTCGGGCGCGAGTCCGGGCGAGGTCGTCTGCGTGACGGGCACGCTCGGGCGCACCGGCGCGGCGCTCCGACTGTTCGAGCGCGGTGCGACCGAGACCGACGCCACCGAGCGCGCCAACGACCTGTTCCGCTTCCAGCCGCGGGTCGCGGCGGGCCGCAAACTCGCCCCGCACGCCACCGCGATGATGGATTCGAGCGACGGCCTCGCGCGGTCCCTCCACCAACTCGCGGAGGCGAGCGACTGCGGATTCTCGGTATCGAGCGACGCGCTCCCGGTCGATTCGGCGGTCCGCGAGGTGGCCGACGGAGAAGCCGAGATTCGGGAGTTGGCGGTCTTCTTCGGTGAGGACTTCGAGTTGGTGTTCACCGCGCCCGAGGAGGACCTGTCGGCGATTCGGACCGAATCGCCGACGCCAATTTCGGTGATTGGCGAGGTTACCGAGTCGCAGTCGGGCGTCCGGATGGACGCCGAGGAGTTACCGGACCGCGGGTACACGCACGGCAAAAGGTAG
- the truA gene encoding tRNA pseudouridine(38-40) synthase TruA, which produces MIAFRIAYDGRPFHGFQRQPDVPTVEEAVFDAANALGVADGKPEGYAAAGRTDAGVSAVAQTVAFECPDWLTPAALNSELPASVRAWASADAPDDFHATHDAASRAYRYHCYAPDADLARAEEALARLAGRNDFHNLTPDDENTVRELRAEVHRDGDYLVFDLRASGFVREMVRRVVSLVRGVATGDAKLAKVGRVLGPEQIDGPQGVAPAPAYPLVMVDAEYPMLTFSVDDEAAASAREIFEGLREERATRTRVASEVVERTRLSEP; this is translated from the coding sequence ATGATTGCATTCCGAATCGCCTACGACGGCCGCCCGTTCCACGGCTTCCAGCGCCAGCCGGACGTGCCAACCGTCGAGGAGGCCGTCTTCGACGCGGCGAACGCGCTGGGCGTCGCCGACGGGAAGCCCGAGGGCTACGCCGCGGCGGGGCGGACCGACGCTGGCGTCTCGGCGGTGGCCCAGACCGTCGCGTTCGAGTGTCCCGACTGGCTGACGCCCGCCGCGCTGAACAGCGAACTCCCCGCGAGCGTCCGGGCGTGGGCGAGCGCCGACGCGCCCGACGACTTCCACGCGACCCACGACGCCGCCTCGCGGGCGTACCGCTATCACTGTTACGCGCCCGACGCCGACCTCGCGCGGGCCGAGGAGGCCCTCGCGCGACTCGCCGGGCGGAACGACTTCCACAACCTGACCCCCGACGACGAGAACACGGTCCGGGAGTTGCGGGCCGAGGTCCACCGCGACGGCGACTACCTCGTCTTCGACCTGCGCGCTAGCGGGTTCGTCCGCGAGATGGTCCGCCGAGTGGTCTCGCTGGTCCGGGGGGTGGCGACCGGCGACGCGAAGTTGGCGAAGGTGGGGCGCGTGTTGGGACCGGAGCAAATCGACGGGCCGCAGGGCGTCGCGCCCGCTCCGGCCTATCCGTTGGTGATGGTGGACGCCGAGTATCCGATGCTGACGTTCTCGGTGGACGACGAGGCCGCCGCGAGCGCCCGCGAGATTTTCGAGGGACTGCGCGAGGAGCGCGCCACGCGAACCCGCGTGGCCAGCGAAGTCGTGGAGCGGACGCGACTTTCGGAGCCGTAG
- a CDS encoding DNA-binding protein — protein sequence MSDQPDDERLEELRKQKMQEMQEQGDQNEAQEQAQQQADAQKQAMLRKHLTDGARKRLNSVRMSKPDFADQVERQVLALAQSGRVSGKIDEDKMKELLRELKPDSKSFNIRRR from the coding sequence ATGAGCGACCAGCCCGACGACGAGCGACTCGAAGAACTGCGCAAACAGAAGATGCAGGAGATGCAGGAGCAGGGCGACCAGAACGAGGCCCAAGAGCAGGCCCAACAGCAGGCCGACGCCCAGAAGCAGGCGATGCTCCGCAAGCACCTCACCGACGGCGCGCGCAAGCGACTCAACTCCGTCCGGATGAGCAAACCCGACTTCGCCGACCAAGTGGAGCGACAGGTCCTCGCGCTCGCCCAGAGCGGCCGCGTCAGCGGCAAGATAGACGAGGACAAGATGAAGGAACTCCTCCGGGAACTCAAGCCCGACTCCAAGAGCTTCAACATCCGGCGGCGCTGA
- a CDS encoding lysylphosphatidylglycerol synthase transmembrane domain-containing protein, whose translation MDVDFGDARSILVGFGAGVVVLLALYAVVGLEEVLSALSRADPAIFAAVCVVSVGWLFAWGLALRTVLAVVAVKVSVWRAFLLLSGATFANNVTPFGQAGGEPFSALLVSRSTGTEYENGLAVVASVDTLNFVPSISFALLGVGYYATRFTVGDRMELAAAALLGLALAVPTVAYLGWRNRHRVSDLVVRVAVPAGRLVGRVVPALDPPGESQVRERIGGFFAALERVAGDHHQLALAMSFSALGWLLLSVSLWLSLGALGYWVPFAAALFIVPLGSVASVTPLPGGLGGVEAALVLLIVPITGVDAGTAAAAAVLHRGATYVLPILLGGSATAMLEADNVHKSASD comes from the coding sequence ATGGACGTAGATTTCGGGGACGCGCGCTCGATACTCGTCGGATTCGGCGCGGGAGTCGTCGTCCTGCTGGCGCTGTACGCGGTCGTCGGACTGGAGGAGGTCCTGTCGGCGCTCTCGCGGGCCGACCCCGCCATCTTCGCGGCGGTCTGTGTCGTGTCGGTCGGTTGGCTGTTCGCGTGGGGGCTGGCGCTCCGGACCGTCCTCGCGGTCGTCGCGGTGAAGGTGTCGGTCTGGCGGGCGTTCCTCCTGCTCTCTGGCGCGACGTTCGCCAACAACGTCACGCCGTTCGGACAGGCCGGGGGCGAGCCGTTCAGCGCCCTCCTCGTCTCGCGCTCGACCGGAACCGAGTACGAGAACGGTCTCGCGGTCGTCGCCAGCGTGGACACGCTCAACTTCGTGCCCTCCATCTCGTTCGCGCTGTTGGGCGTCGGCTACTACGCCACGCGGTTCACCGTCGGCGACAGGATGGAACTGGCGGCCGCGGCGCTCCTCGGACTTGCGCTGGCGGTCCCGACGGTCGCCTACCTCGGGTGGCGCAATCGCCACCGCGTCTCGGACCTCGTGGTTCGGGTCGCGGTCCCCGCGGGCCGACTCGTCGGCCGGGTCGTCCCCGCGCTCGACCCGCCGGGGGAGTCGCAGGTCCGCGAACGCATCGGGGGCTTTTTCGCCGCGCTGGAGCGCGTCGCGGGCGACCACCACCAACTCGCGCTCGCGATGTCGTTCTCGGCGCTCGGGTGGCTCCTGCTGTCGGTGTCGCTGTGGCTCTCGCTGGGCGCGCTCGGTTACTGGGTCCCGTTCGCGGCCGCGCTGTTCATCGTCCCGCTCGGGAGCGTCGCCAGCGTGACGCCGCTTCCGGGCGGTCTCGGCGGCGTCGAGGCCGCGCTCGTCTTACTCATCGTGCCGATTACGGGCGTGGACGCCGGGACCGCGGCGGCCGCGGCGGTCCTCCATCGCGGGGCGACCTACGTGTTGCCGATTCTCCTCGGGGGAAGCGCGACTGCGATGTTAGAAGCCGACAACGTCCACAAATCGGCCAGCGACTGA
- a CDS encoding site-2 protease family protein encodes MGSTDPPADGPSLERLSAVFRVYEARRDGDRLVYYGEPLVSRERLLEAAWPLFREHGYEVQLTTETGEYVLVAEPTDNSIDGIPWTNVVLFVLTVLSTLYAGRAWYHIDPATLGQNPLAILRAWPFTAAVVGVLLTHELGHYVMTRYHGVDATLPYFIPMPSLIGTMGAVIRMKGQMPDREALFDIGVAGPLAGLAATIVVTAIGLSLPPETVPPEMMTGPNVIQIEFGYPPLLQFIAALLGEPTTYPAGQSVNPVVIGGWVGMFITFLNLIPAGQLDGGHIVRAIVGEQQERIAALVPVALFGLAAYVFYVEEVSNASVLWVVWGLLATYVAYVGPANPIDDEGLDSKRKAVGILTFVLGILCFTPVPIEIIT; translated from the coding sequence ATGGGTTCGACCGACCCGCCCGCCGACGGTCCATCGCTGGAGCGACTCAGTGCCGTATTTCGCGTCTACGAAGCCCGCCGCGACGGCGACCGGCTGGTGTACTACGGCGAACCGCTGGTCTCTCGCGAGCGACTGCTCGAAGCCGCGTGGCCGCTCTTTCGCGAACACGGCTACGAAGTCCAACTGACCACCGAGACCGGCGAGTACGTCCTCGTCGCCGAACCGACCGACAACAGCATCGACGGAATTCCGTGGACGAACGTCGTCCTCTTCGTGCTGACGGTCCTCTCGACGCTGTACGCCGGTCGGGCGTGGTACCACATCGACCCGGCGACGCTCGGCCAGAATCCGCTGGCGATTCTCCGGGCGTGGCCGTTCACCGCCGCGGTCGTCGGCGTCCTGCTGACTCACGAACTCGGCCACTACGTCATGACGCGGTATCACGGCGTGGACGCCACCTTACCGTACTTCATCCCGATGCCCTCGCTCATCGGGACGATGGGCGCGGTCATCCGGATGAAAGGCCAGATGCCCGACCGCGAGGCGCTGTTCGACATCGGCGTCGCCGGACCGCTCGCGGGGCTGGCAGCGACTATCGTCGTGACCGCAATCGGTCTCTCGCTCCCGCCCGAGACGGTCCCGCCGGAGATGATGACCGGACCGAACGTCATCCAGATAGAGTTCGGCTACCCGCCGCTGTTGCAGTTCATCGCGGCGCTCCTCGGCGAACCGACGACCTACCCCGCGGGCCAGTCGGTCAACCCGGTCGTCATCGGCGGCTGGGTCGGGATGTTCATCACCTTCCTCAACCTCATCCCGGCGGGGCAACTCGACGGCGGCCACATCGTCCGGGCCATCGTCGGCGAGCAACAGGAGCGCATCGCCGCGCTGGTCCCGGTCGCGCTCTTCGGTCTCGCGGCCTACGTCTTCTACGTCGAGGAGGTCAGCAACGCCTCGGTCCTGTGGGTCGTCTGGGGCCTGCTGGCGACCTACGTCGCGTACGTCGGCCCGGCCAACCCCATCGACGACGAGGGGTTGGACAGCAAGCGCAAGGCGGTCGGCATCCTGACGTTCGTACTGGGGATTCTGTGCTTCACGCCGGTTCCAATCGAGATAATTACGTGA
- a CDS encoding NAD+ synthase encodes MIDLRLSESELEVRRDHLVQFIRETASSAGTDRAVLGLSGGIDSTLTAYLAVEALGEENLHGLVMPGEVSREDNMSDAEWVAQELEIPYDVFEINPIVNEFLNTYSEAEDDRVAVGNARARTRAVLNYLVANHEDALVLGTGNRSEALVGYFTKYGDGAVDCHPLGNLYKQQVRQLASHVGVPDEFVEKPATAGLWAGQTDEEEMGIGYDTLDAILALHVDGPLSVAATARELDDVTDEQVRTVREMYERSAHKRDVPPAPEPLD; translated from the coding sequence ATGATAGACCTGCGACTGTCGGAGTCGGAACTCGAAGTGCGCCGGGACCACCTCGTCCAGTTTATCCGCGAGACGGCCTCGTCGGCCGGGACCGACCGGGCGGTCCTCGGTCTCTCGGGGGGCATCGACAGCACGCTCACGGCCTACCTCGCCGTCGAGGCGCTGGGCGAGGAGAACCTCCACGGACTGGTGATGCCGGGCGAGGTCAGCCGCGAGGACAACATGAGCGACGCCGAGTGGGTCGCACAGGAGTTGGAGATTCCCTACGACGTGTTCGAGATAAACCCCATCGTGAACGAGTTTCTGAATACGTACTCCGAAGCGGAAGACGACCGCGTGGCGGTCGGCAACGCCCGCGCTCGGACGCGTGCCGTCCTGAACTACCTCGTCGCCAACCACGAGGACGCGCTGGTGTTGGGCACCGGCAACCGGAGCGAGGCGCTGGTCGGCTACTTCACGAAGTACGGCGACGGCGCGGTGGACTGTCACCCACTCGGGAACCTCTACAAGCAACAGGTCCGCCAGTTGGCGTCTCACGTCGGCGTCCCCGACGAGTTCGTCGAGAAGCCCGCGACCGCCGGACTCTGGGCGGGCCAGACCGACGAGGAGGAGATGGGCATCGGCTACGACACGCTCGACGCCATCCTCGCGCTCCACGTCGACGGTCCCCTCTCGGTCGCCGCGACCGCCCGCGAACTCGACGACGTGACCGACGAGCAGGTCCGGACGGTCAGAGAGATGTACGAGCGCAGCGCGCACAAGCGCGACGTGCCGCCCGCGCCCGAACCGCTCGACTGA
- a CDS encoding DUF7411 family protein, with protein MDLGLLYSGGKDSTLAALLLEDFYDVTLVTATFGVADAWDHARRTAEELGFEFETVELDDEVAAEAVEQMVADGYPRNGIQQVHLHALERVAELDFDAVADGTRRDDRVPSVSRAQAQSLEDRHGIDYIVPLAGFGRGAVDSLVEETLDVTTGPSEEIPKADYEAELRDLLATEHGDEAVAEVFPDHTQTYVTSLS; from the coding sequence ATGGACCTCGGGCTACTCTACAGCGGCGGGAAAGACTCGACGCTCGCCGCGCTCCTGCTCGAAGACTTCTACGACGTGACGCTGGTCACGGCCACGTTCGGCGTCGCCGACGCGTGGGACCACGCGCGCCGGACCGCCGAGGAGTTAGGCTTCGAGTTCGAGACCGTCGAGTTGGACGACGAGGTGGCCGCCGAAGCGGTCGAGCAGATGGTCGCGGACGGCTACCCCCGCAACGGCATCCAGCAGGTCCACCTCCACGCGCTGGAACGAGTCGCCGAGTTGGACTTCGACGCAGTGGCCGACGGCACCCGGCGCGACGACCGGGTCCCCTCCGTCTCGCGGGCGCAGGCCCAGAGCCTCGAAGACCGCCACGGCATCGACTACATCGTCCCGCTGGCGGGGTTCGGTCGCGGGGCCGTCGATTCGCTCGTCGAGGAGACCCTCGACGTGACGACCGGTCCGAGCGAGGAGATTCCGAAGGCCGACTACGAGGCGGAACTCCGCGACCTGCTGGCTACTGAACACGGCGACGAGGCCGTCGCCGAGGTGTTCCCCGACCACACCCAGACGTACGTGACCAGTCTGAGCTGA
- a CDS encoding SHOCT domain-containing protein — MQRRSMRFEKTTLLAALSVLTFGLTAFFAVVGLELLVPTTFVLGFFVVVPLVALLGDALPMVESETDRVVAEQEPTGDGPIDELRERYARGEFTDEEFERRLERLLETEDTEASRSRERVFDRE; from the coding sequence ATGCAACGGCGTTCGATGCGCTTCGAGAAGACGACGCTCCTCGCGGCGCTCTCGGTACTCACGTTCGGCCTCACGGCCTTCTTCGCGGTGGTGGGACTGGAACTCCTCGTACCGACGACGTTCGTCCTCGGGTTCTTCGTCGTGGTCCCGCTGGTCGCGTTGCTCGGCGACGCGCTCCCGATGGTTGAGAGCGAGACCGACCGCGTAGTCGCCGAACAGGAACCGACCGGCGACGGACCGATAGACGAACTCCGCGAGCGGTACGCGCGGGGCGAGTTCACCGACGAGGAGTTCGAGCGACGGCTCGAACGACTGTTGGAGACCGAAGACACGGAGGCGAGCCGGAGCCGCGAGCGGGTCTTCGACCGGGAGTAG
- a CDS encoding type II toxin-antitoxin system RelE family toxin, translated as MSYEVLLSEEARDFFTALDEKSQRICTETLGYLEENPYPGRGQGDKKKLKAQDEEIYRIHVGRSYTAFYVVLEEQKEVRVTDLLDIGDAHKEYRR; from the coding sequence ATGAGCTACGAAGTGCTACTGAGTGAAGAAGCGAGAGACTTCTTCACAGCTCTTGACGAGAAAAGCCAGCGAATCTGTACCGAGACGCTCGGCTACCTCGAAGAGAATCCGTATCCGGGACGCGGGCAGGGCGACAAAAAGAAACTGAAGGCTCAAGACGAAGAAATCTACCGGATACACGTCGGCCGGTCGTACACAGCGTTCTACGTCGTATTAGAGGAACAGAAAGAAGTGCGCGTCACCGATTTGCTGGACATCGGTGACGCTCACAAAGAGTATCGCCGGTAA
- a CDS encoding 30S ribosomal protein S19e translates to MTTLYDVPADDLIDAVAAKLEDRIDEPDWAQYATTGESKELPPEQDDFWYRRAASVLRKVATDGPIGVERLSTQYGDKKGGSNRYQVAPEHRSDGSRNIIRTILQQLEDEDLVDTEGSAGRIVTGDGRSLLDDTAGEVMQDLDRPELERYA, encoded by the coding sequence ATGACGACGCTCTACGACGTTCCCGCGGACGACCTCATCGACGCGGTCGCCGCGAAACTGGAGGACCGAATCGACGAACCCGACTGGGCCCAGTACGCCACGACTGGCGAGAGCAAGGAACTACCCCCCGAACAGGACGACTTCTGGTACCGGCGAGCCGCCAGCGTACTCCGGAAGGTCGCCACCGACGGCCCCATCGGCGTCGAACGCCTCTCGACGCAGTACGGCGACAAGAAGGGCGGGTCGAACCGCTATCAGGTCGCACCCGAACACCGCTCGGACGGGAGTCGGAACATCATCCGGACCATCCTCCAGCAACTCGAAGACGAGGACCTCGTGGACACCGAAGGCAGTGCTGGCCGCATCGTGACCGGCGACGGTCGGAGTCTGCTGGACGATACGGCGGGCGAGGTCATGCAGGACCTCGACCGGCCGGAACTCGAACGCTACGCGTAA
- the hisS gene encoding histidine--tRNA ligase, with amino-acid sequence MYDRIKGFRDFYPGEMGARRETFDTVEETARRYGFREIGTPALERTQMYVDKSGEEIVEELYSFEDQGGRDVALTPELTPTVARMVVAKQQELSKPIKWFSTRPFWRYEEPQSGRKREFYQTNVDIFGSSEPESDAELLACAADALTGLGLTSEDFEFRVSHRDILGGLLEAFDADVDTEAAIRAVDKNEKVGEDEFYGLLSDAGLSYEQAREFDDLLDTPEDELDDLVAFAETERVEEAVANLTEVLDAAADFGAREYCTLSLDTARGLDYYTGVVFECFDSTGDVNRSIFGGGRYDDLIEGFGGQPTPAVGFAVGDATLSLLLQRAGVWPDEELSTDYYVLQVGDTRDVAAEVTRDLRGEGHVVETDVSGRSFGAQLDYADSIGAETVVIVGEQDLADGNVTVKDMTSGDQTQVPVEEFPPEDVSRPTYDDFE; translated from the coding sequence ATGTACGACCGCATCAAGGGCTTTCGGGACTTCTACCCCGGCGAGATGGGCGCGCGCCGCGAGACGTTCGACACCGTCGAGGAGACCGCGCGCCGGTACGGCTTCCGGGAGATCGGGACGCCCGCGCTGGAGCGCACGCAGATGTACGTGGACAAGAGCGGCGAAGAGATAGTCGAGGAACTCTACAGCTTCGAGGACCAAGGCGGCCGGGACGTGGCGCTGACGCCGGAACTCACGCCGACGGTCGCCCGGATGGTCGTGGCGAAACAGCAGGAGCTATCCAAGCCCATCAAGTGGTTCTCGACCCGCCCGTTCTGGCGCTACGAGGAGCCCCAGAGCGGCCGCAAGCGCGAGTTCTACCAGACTAACGTGGACATCTTCGGCTCGTCGGAACCGGAGTCGGACGCCGAACTGCTGGCGTGCGCGGCCGACGCGCTCACGGGGCTGGGTCTCACAAGCGAGGACTTCGAGTTCCGGGTCAGCCACCGCGACATTTTGGGCGGTCTGCTGGAGGCGTTCGACGCCGACGTGGACACCGAAGCCGCGATTCGCGCGGTGGACAAAAACGAGAAGGTCGGCGAGGACGAGTTCTACGGACTGCTTTCGGACGCCGGACTCTCCTACGAGCAGGCCCGCGAGTTCGACGACCTGCTGGACACGCCCGAAGACGAGTTGGACGACCTCGTGGCGTTCGCCGAAACCGAGCGCGTCGAGGAGGCCGTCGCCAACCTGACCGAAGTGCTGGACGCGGCCGCCGACTTCGGCGCGCGCGAGTACTGCACGCTCTCGCTGGACACCGCGCGCGGCCTCGACTACTACACCGGCGTCGTCTTCGAATGCTTCGACTCGACGGGCGACGTGAACCGCTCTATCTTCGGCGGCGGGCGCTACGACGACCTCATCGAGGGCTTCGGCGGCCAGCCCACGCCCGCGGTCGGGTTCGCGGTCGGCGACGCGACGCTCTCGCTTCTCCTCCAGCGTGCTGGCGTCTGGCCCGACGAGGAGCTTTCGACGGACTACTACGTCCTGCAAGTCGGTGACACCCGCGACGTGGCGGCCGAGGTCACGCGCGACCTCCGGGGCGAGGGCCACGTGGTCGAGACCGACGTGTCGGGCCGGAGCTTCGGCGCGCAGTTGGACTACGCCGACTCCATCGGGGCGGAGACGGTCGTCATCGTCGGCGAGCAGGACCTCGCCGACGGGAACGTGACGGTCAAGGACATGACCTCGGGCGACCAGACGCAGGTACCCGTCGAGGAGTTCCCGCCCGAAGACGTGTCGCGGCCGACCTACGACGACTTCGAGTAG